ttgttaatttttagggtttgcTTTCTATTAAGTTAGTTTCTGGCTCATGACTATAGTAACGAGTTTTAAATATTACACGAGTTAGCTTCAGTTTTTTTAGGTTCTTtattaaagttgattttttatgatcacatctttcaatatttgatttattgagaattgatctttatgtttttgtttttgtaaaaattatttttctttttatttttgcccTCCAGTATTGGtttgtttgaaattgaatttcattgatttatttaattagcttTTGATGAAGTTACCCTAGTATCATGACTAAGTCATGGATTTAGCATGCTAGCCTGTATGAGCTCGAGTTGggttttttacccttttttctttgcgtgtttttttttgtcaatttgttTATtgtctttgcattttttttattaaggttaaTGAAATTATACAAGTATGTCAATCCCAACCAAGTTAATGAtctaattcttgatttttttttctttttaaaaaatgctcaTATCACATTAACATCCTGAAAAATTTTTGGCCAAGTCACTACATAACTCTGACCATCTATCTAATATATATCAATGGCGATATTGTTTAAGTGATTTAGGAAAGTAGAAACATTTATGGAAAGGAACTGAAAATCCTATCAACTTTAATAGTGACTGTCAATAAGTAAACGAGTCTAATTTAAATAGACGAAGTCTGAAGCGATGGGTGTTATTCTAGAACAATAACATTTTCTCTCTTAATgtgtttttgatattaataatgtaagttattttttaaaagtatttttagtttgaaaatttattaaaataatttttatttatttttaacattgttatatcaaaattataaaaaaaaacacacataaaataatcaatttgatgcattttcaagtgaaaCATACTTATGAAGCACGTCCAGATACaatttaaaacgcaaaaacaatCCATTTTTTAGAGCTTGTTTGAATATTATGAtaatgattgctttttaaaatgatttttatttaaaaatatattaaaataatatattttttattttttaaaatttatttttaacatcgtgacatcaaaataataaaaaaatatataaaaaacttttttaaaaaaatagttttctacCGCAAATACAATTAGGATCTTACTAGGTTAGTGAAACTGGCAAAAGGGACGAAAGATGAGACAaatctttttgtattttggtCTCATGAAGTTTTTACTCCTCTTCTTAAACTTAACTCTGCCAATTAGGTCTCACCTTTGggatgtttattttaattttaattattattagtgtACTTTTTAATGTCAAGCATGTTATATAATAATTTCTGAAcgagttattttattatttttgttgttcaatAATTAATGCTACATTTTAAGActtaacatgttttttctattttttttagtgggaTATGAGCAGCACATTGGAAAATGTTTAGAGAACTGATGTTTTGCCTATTTTGAAAGAACTCTACTGTGTGGAAATCTTTTCCTTACCCCCCCAAGAGATCAACATTTAGTAGCATAGGCTCAGGCATCCATAATGGTGGCAGTAAGATACTGTGCGCGCGCGCCGCCGTAAGGCTACTGCAACGCtgccctatttttttttttttgagaaacaaaatgattttgtttaatttacctTTTTCTCCTTGAACTGCACTATGTTGTAATGGGCCGCATTGTTTCAtgaattctttccttttctttctgggTTTTGCCGCTTCAATAAATCTCTCTACGAAAGTTGAAAACCAGCAGagttttagatattaaaaacTTGACCAATTCACTAGGACTCCGGTCTTCGTCATCACTTCCTATGCAAACGCATTTCTTTCCCAAAGAGTTGCATTCCAATGCCAAGAGTCACTTGCATTTCTCTTCATCCCCTCAAATGCAGCTCCTCAAAGCCCTCTCCTTCGCTGCTTTCTTCAATCTGTTGCTTCTCATCTCACAAGCTGTGTACATGCTTCAAAACATGGCTGGAATTGGCAGTCTTGTTGACCTATTGCTTTTCTACACACTCGAGAGAATTCTTTACAATAGAATGGTATGCTCACTGCGCCAAAACTCCCAGCAAGTCAAGAAAGCAATTGCCCTTTGGCTAATGCTCGAGGAAATTGGCTACCGTGATCTAATCCGGACCATAAACTCCTTCGATAACGCCACCATTGAATCCTTATTTTATGAGGCATTGCAGTGCTTATTATGCATACACCCGAATTCGCCCCCGCCATTTGAATCAGATGAAACTCCAATTTTTACAGGCCTTTTTGACGAGCCTATGAACCCGAGGTTCTTTTACTACAACAGAGAATTCATGTACAAGCGCTACATGCACATCATGGAAACGGTTTGTGATCAAATCTTTGGCGAGACCAAGGCTGTTGAAGTTGACGAGTCAAGTTTGAGGCCAGCGATTAACCCCTTTGGAGAAGGGTCTAGTACTGGACATGAAGGTGTAGCAGTGTATGCTGCAGGGAATTCTAGTAGGGCAAGTGGTCAAGTAATTGGTGAGACATCCAGGCAATCAAGCTTGAATCCTGATGCCAGTGAATTTAATCCTGGACAGACCCCTGAAGATTCTCGTACAATGTTCCTGACGTTCTCATTGGGTTACCCTCTAAGCCGCgatgaaattattgatttctTTACATCGTATGTAAATGTTAAATAGTTTAATTAGCAATTCACACGTATCCATTCCAGTTCACTCTGTCTATTCACTCCAATTTTGCTCGTTTTTTCAGGAACTGTGGGGAAGTAGTACAGAATGTTTTCATTGAAAGTACTCAACCAGGCAAGGATCCA
This genomic interval from Populus alba chromosome 1, ASM523922v2, whole genome shotgun sequence contains the following:
- the LOC118039189 gene encoding uncharacterized protein, with the protein product MQLLKALSFAAFFNLLLLISQAVYMLQNMAGIGSLVDLLLFYTLERILYNRMVCSLRQNSQQVKKAIALWLMLEEIGYRDLIRTINSFDNATIESLFYEALQCLLCIHPNSPPPFESDETPIFTGLFDEPMNPRFFYYNREFMYKRYMHIMETVCDQIFGETKAVEVDESSLRPAINPFGEGSSTGHEGVAVYAAGNSSRASGQVIGETSRQSSLNPDASEFNPGQTPEDSRTMFLTFSLGYPLSRDEIIDFFTSNCGEVVQNVFIESTQPGKDPQFGRIVFANSLVIPRVLNGQTKAKFMVNRKHLWARIYVPRRRGSS